One genomic window of Luteitalea pratensis includes the following:
- a CDS encoding amidohydrolase family protein, translating to MTTRPSTIQAGDKIAIDVHVHLEPPADGSAADLAARQYFGDSGAARDAHGLAEYYRSRRMACVVFSVDERLSGRPQLSNDEVAAFAEANADVAMAFASIDPHRGADGVAEARRLVSAGRVRGLKLHPPLQEFVPNDRLAYPLYEVFAEARLPVLFHTGHSGIGTGMPGGGGVRLKYGHPMPIDDVAVDFPEMPIIMAHPSFPWQDEAISICLHKPSVYIDLSGWSPKYFPPTLVQYANTLLKHKVMFGSDYPLITPDRWLADFEQTAIRAEVRPLILRENAIKLLGLEPQSDK from the coding sequence CCCTCGACCATCCAGGCGGGCGACAAGATCGCCATCGACGTGCACGTGCACCTCGAGCCACCCGCCGACGGCTCGGCCGCCGACCTCGCCGCGCGCCAGTACTTCGGCGACAGCGGCGCGGCGCGCGACGCGCACGGCCTGGCCGAGTACTACCGATCGCGCCGCATGGCGTGCGTGGTGTTCTCGGTGGACGAGCGGCTGTCGGGGCGCCCGCAGCTCTCGAACGACGAGGTCGCGGCCTTCGCCGAGGCGAACGCCGACGTCGCGATGGCCTTCGCGAGCATCGATCCGCACCGCGGCGCCGACGGTGTCGCCGAAGCCCGGCGCCTCGTCTCGGCCGGCCGCGTCCGCGGGCTCAAGCTGCATCCGCCGCTCCAGGAGTTCGTGCCGAACGATCGCCTGGCGTACCCGCTCTACGAGGTGTTCGCCGAGGCGCGCCTTCCGGTGCTCTTCCACACCGGGCACAGCGGCATCGGCACCGGCATGCCCGGCGGCGGCGGCGTCCGCCTGAAGTACGGCCATCCGATGCCGATCGACGACGTCGCCGTGGACTTCCCGGAGATGCCGATCATCATGGCCCACCCGTCCTTCCCCTGGCAGGACGAAGCCATCTCGATCTGCCTGCACAAGCCGTCGGTCTACATCGACCTGTCGGGTTGGTCGCCGAAGTACTTCCCGCCGACGCTCGTGCAGTACGCAAACACCCTGCTCAAGCACAAGGTGATGTTCGGATCCGACTATCCGCTGATCACGCCGGATCGCTGGCTCGCGGACTTCGAGCAGACGGCGATCCGCGCCGAGGTGCGGCCGCTGATCCTGCGCGAGAACGCGATCAAGCTGTTGGGCCTCGAACCCCAGAGCGACAAATGA
- a CDS encoding cobalamin-independent methionine synthase II family protein, which yields MHVWRSDVVGSLLRPAWLQEARGQVERGTLAAAAFKRIEDRAVDEAVALQEAAGLEVITDGEMRRYAFFGHLIEAVEGFDREGGWSVTFRDAEGHAAPLRRPVVVGKLAWRRQMSVEEFTYLRGRTTRQVKVTLLSAQQAAAYYDPEFSKAAYATRDAYLADLVDFTRREIAELVRLGCEYIQIDAPQYAALLDETIREGYRQRGSDPDRLLDTCIELDNAIIDGHPGVTFGIHICRGNHKSMFYASGGYDRIAEHIFRRARFQRFLLEYDDERSGTFEPLRHVPDDRVVVLGLVSSKKPELEAAAELERRIAEASRYVPLERLAISPQCGFASTHEGNRLTPDDQRAKLELVGRTARAVWTPASTR from the coding sequence ATGCACGTGTGGAGAAGCGATGTCGTCGGCAGCCTGCTGCGGCCGGCCTGGCTGCAGGAGGCCCGCGGGCAGGTGGAGCGCGGCACGCTCGCGGCCGCCGCGTTCAAGCGCATCGAGGACCGCGCCGTCGACGAGGCCGTCGCCCTGCAGGAGGCGGCGGGCCTCGAGGTGATCACCGACGGCGAGATGCGGCGCTACGCGTTCTTCGGGCACCTCATCGAGGCGGTCGAGGGGTTCGATCGCGAAGGGGGATGGTCGGTGACCTTCCGCGACGCCGAGGGCCACGCGGCGCCGCTGCGGCGGCCGGTCGTCGTCGGCAAGCTGGCCTGGCGCCGGCAGATGAGCGTCGAGGAGTTCACCTACCTGCGGGGCCGCACGACGCGGCAGGTCAAGGTGACGCTGCTCAGCGCGCAGCAGGCCGCGGCCTACTACGATCCGGAGTTCTCGAAGGCCGCGTATGCCACTCGCGACGCCTACCTCGCCGATCTCGTGGACTTCACCCGCCGCGAGATCGCGGAGCTGGTACGGCTCGGTTGCGAGTACATCCAGATCGACGCGCCGCAGTACGCGGCGCTCCTCGACGAGACCATCCGCGAGGGCTACCGCCAGCGCGGTAGCGACCCCGACCGGTTGCTCGACACCTGCATCGAGCTGGACAACGCGATCATCGATGGCCATCCCGGCGTGACGTTCGGGATCCACATCTGCCGCGGCAACCACAAGAGCATGTTCTACGCCTCCGGCGGCTACGACCGGATCGCGGAGCACATCTTCCGGCGGGCCCGCTTCCAGCGCTTCCTGCTCGAGTACGACGACGAGCGATCGGGGACGTTCGAGCCGCTTCGCCACGTGCCCGACGACCGGGTCGTCGTCCTCGGCCTGGTGAGCTCGAAGAAGCCGGAGCTCGAGGCCGCGGCCGAGCTCGAGCGGCGCATCGCCGAGGCGTCCCGCTACGTCCCGCTGGAGCGGCTCGCGATCAGCCCGCAGTGCGGCTTCGCGTCGACCCACGAAGGCAATCGCCTGACGCCCGATGACCAGCGCGCGAAGCTGGAGCTCGTCGGGCGTACGGCCCGCGCCGTATGGACGCCGGCGTCCACGCGCTGA
- a CDS encoding DUF6351 family protein, which produces MPRPFAITCALLCLGATRAAAQAPPPSAEACAALSTLQLPGLTLSEVKGQRVAAGPAPAPFPGAPAAGTLPAHCRVDGVIDRRTGLDVKRYGIGFAVALPDDWNGRLLMQGGGGLNGRVAPPVGGVAAGDTPALARGFAVVTTDTGHEGEVFDASFMRDQQAGLDFAYVAVGRVASAAKDVVARYYGRPATKAYFAGCSTGGREGMLMAQRYPGYFDGIIAGAPAMRTGHSNLAVRAMRVAFNRLAPPDAAGKPQPALAFSDADRKAVIEGLLDACDANDGAKDGLIFDTRACRFSPASLACKGLKADGCLSAPQVAAIETAFAGPRDSKGRQVYPKFLYDTGIVTAGPGIPGILMPNAGSPVPPVPGFEQDVDAEARVAEEDAQQALTDTATWTNLSTFSGRGGKLLFYHGVSDPWFSAMDTVEYYERIGGTNGGADAVRGWSRLFLSPGMGHCGGGAGALDRFDLLTPLVAWVEQGTAPDAVPATGRSAPGRSRPLCAYPQHAHYKGTGDPEVLASYECRP; this is translated from the coding sequence ATGCCGAGACCCTTCGCCATTACCTGCGCCCTGCTCTGTCTGGGGGCCACCCGTGCGGCCGCTCAAGCGCCGCCCCCGTCCGCCGAGGCGTGCGCCGCGCTCTCGACACTGCAGTTGCCGGGTCTCACGCTGAGCGAGGTCAAGGGCCAGCGAGTGGCGGCGGGCCCGGCGCCAGCGCCCTTTCCGGGCGCACCGGCCGCAGGGACGCTGCCCGCGCACTGCCGTGTCGACGGGGTGATCGATCGGCGGACCGGTCTTGACGTGAAGCGCTACGGGATCGGCTTCGCGGTCGCGTTGCCCGACGACTGGAACGGCCGGCTGCTGATGCAGGGCGGTGGCGGCCTCAACGGCCGCGTCGCGCCGCCCGTCGGCGGCGTCGCCGCGGGCGACACGCCGGCGCTCGCCCGCGGATTCGCCGTGGTGACGACCGACACCGGGCACGAGGGCGAAGTATTCGACGCCAGCTTCATGCGCGATCAGCAGGCCGGGCTCGATTTCGCGTACGTGGCGGTCGGGCGCGTGGCGTCGGCGGCAAAGGACGTCGTCGCGCGCTACTACGGCCGCCCCGCCACGAAGGCCTACTTCGCCGGCTGCTCGACCGGCGGTCGCGAAGGCATGCTCATGGCGCAGCGGTATCCCGGCTACTTCGACGGCATCATCGCCGGCGCGCCGGCGATGCGCACCGGGCACTCGAACCTCGCGGTGCGCGCGATGCGCGTGGCGTTCAACCGGCTCGCGCCGCCGGACGCCGCCGGCAAGCCGCAGCCCGCGCTGGCGTTCTCCGACGCCGATCGCAAGGCGGTGATCGAGGGCCTGCTCGACGCGTGCGACGCCAACGACGGCGCGAAGGACGGCCTGATCTTCGACACCCGCGCGTGCCGCTTCTCGCCGGCGTCGCTGGCGTGCAAGGGCCTGAAGGCGGACGGCTGCCTGTCGGCGCCGCAGGTGGCGGCGATCGAAACAGCCTTCGCCGGGCCGCGCGATTCGAAGGGCCGCCAGGTCTATCCGAAGTTCCTCTACGACACCGGCATCGTCACCGCGGGCCCCGGCATCCCGGGCATCCTGATGCCGAACGCGGGCTCGCCCGTCCCCCCCGTGCCCGGCTTCGAGCAGGACGTCGACGCCGAGGCGCGGGTGGCCGAGGAGGACGCGCAGCAGGCGCTGACCGACACGGCGACCTGGACGAACCTGAGCACGTTCTCGGGGCGCGGCGGGAAGCTGCTCTTCTACCACGGCGTCAGCGACCCGTGGTTCTCGGCGATGGACACCGTCGAGTACTACGAGCGGATCGGCGGGACCAACGGCGGCGCGGACGCGGTCCGCGGCTGGAGCCGCCTGTTCCTCTCGCCTGGCATGGGCCACTGCGGCGGCGGGGCCGGCGCGCTCGATCGCTTCGATCTGCTGACGCCGCTGGTGGCGTGGGTGGAGCAGGGTACGGCGCCAGACGCGGTGCCCGCGACGGGGCGCAGCGCCCCAGGACGCAGCCGGCCGCTGTGCGCCTACCCGCAGCATGCGCACTACAAGGGCACCGGCGATCCCGAGGTCCTGGCGAGCTACGAGTGCCGGCCGTGA
- a CDS encoding MFS transporter, whose protein sequence is MATPRVVDVGRLLDDGRGSGYQRWLVALTALTIIFDGIDNQLMGVAIPTLMREWSVPRGAFAPVVSLGYLGMMAGGAMAGLAGDRYGRRTALLGCLFVFGVMTMAVVAADGVAALGVLRFLAGLGLGGAIPNAAALSGEYVPLRHRPLAVTVTIVCVPLGATLAGLAAIPALPAIGWRGLFFIGGALPFAAALVLPWLLPESPRFLARLPHRRPQLIATLRRMRFAVADDTTFADPAPVAASRAPVVALFTPERRGDTIALWVSFFSCLLAVYLGFSWIPSLLSAAGFPSSMASTGIAAFNLGGVAGALAGGVCITRWGSRVSMVALAGLAVASAAAMSLMPIAATAPIGPLIAMLAITGALINGVQTTMYALAVHVYPAAIRATGTGSAASFGRIGAVISGYVGAWALEYRGAQSFFATIAIAMLVCSAALASVRRHVPGRG, encoded by the coding sequence ATGGCCACGCCACGCGTCGTTGACGTCGGCCGGCTGCTCGACGATGGCCGCGGCAGCGGTTATCAGCGCTGGCTCGTGGCGCTGACCGCGCTCACCATCATCTTCGACGGCATCGACAACCAGTTGATGGGGGTGGCCATTCCCACCCTCATGCGCGAGTGGTCGGTGCCCCGCGGGGCGTTCGCGCCGGTCGTGTCGCTCGGCTACCTCGGAATGATGGCCGGCGGCGCGATGGCGGGCCTCGCAGGCGATCGCTACGGGCGCCGCACGGCGCTCCTCGGCTGCCTGTTCGTCTTCGGCGTGATGACCATGGCGGTGGTGGCGGCGGACGGCGTCGCAGCGCTCGGCGTCCTCCGCTTCCTCGCGGGGCTGGGGCTGGGCGGCGCCATTCCCAACGCGGCGGCGCTCTCCGGCGAGTACGTCCCGCTCCGGCACCGCCCGCTCGCGGTGACCGTGACGATCGTGTGCGTGCCGCTCGGCGCGACGCTGGCCGGACTCGCGGCGATCCCGGCGCTGCCGGCGATCGGCTGGCGCGGGCTCTTCTTCATCGGCGGCGCGCTGCCGTTCGCCGCCGCGCTCGTCCTGCCGTGGCTCCTGCCCGAATCGCCGCGTTTCCTCGCGCGCCTTCCGCATCGCCGGCCGCAGTTGATCGCCACCTTGCGTCGCATGCGCTTCGCCGTGGCGGACGACACGACGTTCGCCGATCCAGCGCCGGTCGCGGCATCGCGCGCGCCGGTCGTCGCGCTGTTCACGCCCGAGCGGCGGGGCGACACGATCGCGCTGTGGGTGTCGTTCTTCTCGTGCCTCCTCGCGGTCTACCTCGGCTTCAGCTGGATTCCGTCGCTGCTGAGCGCCGCCGGCTTCCCGTCGTCGATGGCAAGCACCGGCATCGCCGCCTTCAACCTGGGCGGGGTCGCCGGCGCGCTGGCGGGCGGCGTGTGCATCACCCGGTGGGGCTCGCGCGTGTCGATGGTCGCGCTCGCCGGCCTGGCGGTGGCGAGCGCCGCGGCGATGAGCCTGATGCCGATCGCCGCAACCGCACCGATCGGCCCACTCATCGCGATGCTCGCGATCACCGGCGCGCTCATCAACGGCGTGCAGACCACGATGTACGCGCTCGCCGTGCACGTCTATCCAGCGGCGATCCGCGCCACGGGCACCGGCAGCGCCGCCTCCTTCGGGCGCATCGGCGCGGTGATCAGCGGCTACGTCGGCGCCTGGGCCCTCGAGTACCGCGGTGCTCAGTCCTTCTTTGCGACGATCGCGATCGCGATGCTCGTGTGCAGTGCCGCGCTGGCCTCGGTCCGTCGTCACGTGCCGGGACGCGGTTAA
- a CDS encoding amidase, with protein MNAVQTINTRALEQADRLDAVFKASGPVGRLHCVPTLVKDQIDTMELPTTHGFVGFKDFLPQSDATVVARLKAAGALIIGKATMGEFASGYISSASGPIRNAYDPRRSASGSSGGTGSGVAASFATIGIGEDTGGSVRGPAAVHALVGLRPTLPLVSRHGMSPSRPSTDTIGPMTRTVRDAAILFDVMVGYDRNDPVTALGVRQIPDTYTSSLRTDGLRKARVGVIREPMNGNTNANADDYRLVRGVVDRAIARMLELGAEVVDNVTIPDVIERLKRTYDGNVFETERAMDAYLRSHSNAPYKSLRDILLSGLVAPARARTLMETIGKSPDDLGYAQVLRNQDDLRQLVFTLMADLRVDVLMYATFDHLPGIIADDAMTRTVLPDTAGLGNNRRLSPVLGFPAIAVPAGLIGDLPVGIEFMARPFGESDLFRIAYAFEQGTHHRRKPPLTPALTGR; from the coding sequence CTGAATGCCGTGCAGACGATCAACACGCGTGCACTGGAGCAGGCTGATCGACTGGACGCAGTGTTCAAGGCAAGCGGCCCAGTCGGACGACTGCACTGCGTGCCCACCCTGGTAAAAGATCAAATCGACACGATGGAGCTGCCGACAACGCACGGGTTCGTTGGCTTCAAGGACTTCCTGCCACAGAGTGACGCGACGGTGGTTGCGCGACTCAAGGCGGCGGGCGCGCTGATCATCGGCAAGGCGACCATGGGGGAATTCGCGTCCGGATACATCAGCTCGGCGTCCGGACCCATTCGCAATGCCTATGACCCTCGGCGGAGTGCGAGTGGTTCGTCGGGAGGCACTGGATCCGGAGTCGCCGCAAGTTTTGCGACCATCGGGATCGGCGAGGATACCGGAGGTTCCGTCCGTGGGCCGGCAGCGGTACATGCGCTCGTCGGACTGCGACCGACACTTCCCCTTGTAAGCCGGCATGGAATGAGTCCCTCGAGGCCGAGCACTGACACCATCGGTCCCATGACCCGAACCGTCAGAGACGCCGCGATTCTCTTCGATGTGATGGTTGGATACGACCGAAACGATCCGGTCACTGCTCTCGGTGTACGGCAAATACCAGACACCTACACCTCGTCGCTTCGCACCGATGGTCTCCGCAAGGCGAGGGTCGGGGTCATTCGGGAGCCAATGAATGGCAACACCAACGCGAATGCTGATGACTATCGACTGGTTCGAGGCGTCGTCGATCGCGCAATTGCACGCATGCTTGAGCTCGGAGCAGAAGTCGTAGACAACGTGACGATTCCCGACGTGATTGAGCGCCTCAAACGCACCTACGACGGCAACGTATTCGAGACCGAGCGCGCGATGGATGCATATCTCCGGTCGCATTCGAATGCGCCGTACAAGTCACTGCGAGACATCCTGCTCTCGGGACTCGTGGCGCCGGCTCGGGCACGTACTCTGATGGAAACCATCGGGAAATCTCCCGACGATCTCGGATACGCCCAGGTGCTGCGCAACCAAGACGACCTGCGCCAATTGGTGTTCACGCTGATGGCTGATTTGCGCGTCGACGTCTTGATGTATGCGACCTTCGATCACCTTCCCGGAATCATCGCCGACGACGCCATGACCCGAACCGTCCTTCCTGACACCGCGGGCCTTGGGAACAATCGGCGGCTGAGCCCCGTTCTTGGCTTCCCCGCGATTGCAGTCCCAGCCGGATTGATTGGTGATCTCCCGGTCGGCATCGAATTCATGGCGCGGCCGTTTGGGGAGTCGGACCTTTTCCGGATTGCGTATGCCTTCGAACAGGGAACACACCACCGCCGCAAGCCGCCGCTCACGCCGGCCCTCACGGGTCGATGA
- a CDS encoding methyltransferase has product MLKQVLHDWDDERCVAILKNCRRVMPSTSRLLLVEFVLPPGNEPFLGKWVDLHMLVMAPGARERTADEYQSLLVRAGSTTCSVVPTAVGPSVVEAMPLEAADIGNG; this is encoded by the coding sequence CTGCTGAAGCAGGTCCTGCACGATTGGGACGACGAGCGATGTGTGGCGATCCTGAAGAACTGTCGCCGCGTCATGCCGTCGACTTCCCGACTCCTGCTCGTGGAATTCGTGTTGCCGCCCGGCAACGAGCCCTTTCTCGGGAAATGGGTCGATCTGCACATGCTCGTGATGGCACCAGGAGCGCGCGAAAGGACGGCTGATGAATACCAGTCCCTTCTGGTCAGGGCAGGCTCCACGACGTGTTCCGTGGTCCCGACCGCCGTCGGTCCAAGCGTGGTGGAAGCCATGCCACTGGAAGCGGCGGATATCGGCAATGGTTGA
- a CDS encoding alpha/beta fold hydrolase — protein MSVNALPLQYARTTDGVNIAFFSSGEGRPIVFASNIFGDAHLYGLGWPHVRCITDKLCALGWRVLRHDHRGMGSSDRDVEDLRLDGRVRDLEAVVQVAGLPRFALVGTSIGAATAIAYAARHPGMVSQLVLLSPFASGAELFELPALRVATAARVNDDHEWSVVANVLGSVSTSFGDQGLGRQIAEAIQQGTSWSGLEAHQRASKEIALAGLLPHVRLPTLVIHEPAFPFGSFDQCRQVAAGIPGARLVIVGGRSIAGTAHDGHVAVIDRFLRAGRVDGYVSVDAGPTPDARAVPDGLTHREVQVRQQLSAGLRNKEIAATLGVAVPTIERHLSNLYAKIGARGRADATAYALRHGLDSPGG, from the coding sequence ATGTCCGTGAACGCTCTACCGCTTCAGTACGCCAGGACGACCGACGGTGTGAACATCGCCTTCTTCAGCAGCGGCGAGGGGCGCCCGATCGTCTTTGCGTCGAACATCTTCGGCGACGCGCACCTGTACGGCCTCGGGTGGCCGCACGTCCGTTGCATCACAGACAAGCTGTGCGCCCTGGGCTGGCGTGTCCTGCGGCATGACCACAGGGGCATGGGTTCCTCGGACCGAGACGTCGAGGACCTGCGTCTGGATGGACGAGTGAGGGACCTCGAAGCGGTGGTGCAGGTGGCCGGCCTGCCGCGCTTCGCCCTGGTTGGGACCAGCATAGGCGCGGCAACCGCCATCGCCTACGCGGCGCGACACCCCGGGATGGTCTCTCAACTCGTGCTCCTCAGTCCGTTTGCGTCGGGCGCGGAGCTGTTCGAGCTGCCAGCACTGCGCGTCGCAACAGCGGCTCGAGTCAACGACGATCACGAATGGAGCGTCGTCGCGAATGTGCTGGGCAGCGTGTCCACGTCGTTCGGCGACCAGGGGCTCGGGCGTCAGATCGCCGAGGCGATTCAGCAGGGCACGTCCTGGTCCGGGCTCGAGGCCCATCAGCGGGCATCAAAGGAGATCGCGCTCGCAGGCCTGCTGCCGCATGTGCGCCTGCCCACGCTCGTGATCCATGAACCGGCGTTTCCGTTCGGGTCCTTCGATCAATGCCGGCAGGTCGCGGCCGGCATTCCGGGCGCACGCCTCGTCATCGTCGGTGGGCGATCGATCGCCGGGACTGCGCATGATGGACATGTGGCCGTCATTGATCGATTTCTCCGTGCTGGCCGCGTTGACGGGTACGTGTCGGTCGACGCCGGACCGACGCCCGACGCGCGTGCTGTCCCGGACGGACTCACGCATCGCGAGGTGCAGGTCCGCCAGCAACTCTCGGCCGGGCTCCGAAACAAGGAAATCGCGGCGACGCTCGGGGTCGCGGTTCCCACGATCGAGCGCCACCTCTCCAATCTCTATGCCAAGATCGGTGCGCGCGGGCGAGCCGACGCGACGGCGTACGCGCTCCGGCACGGCCTCGACTCTCCCGGCGGGTGA
- a CDS encoding YceI family protein produces the protein MTTGTRARYRVTEQLAGISFPSDAVGTTDAITGAIVLNPDGSFGPTSKIDVDLKTLSTDQAMRDGYVRRNTLEVEKFPTLTIVPKRANGLKMPLPSGMGAQMGFQLVTDMTLHGVTKEIVWTTIATFASDAVSGSAKTTVDFAAFNLTKPSLARLVSVDDKIHLEIEFRASRRGQ, from the coding sequence GTGACGACGGGCACTCGCGCTCGATATCGCGTCACGGAGCAACTCGCGGGCATCAGCTTCCCGAGTGATGCGGTCGGCACTACAGACGCGATCACTGGCGCGATCGTTCTGAATCCGGACGGTTCCTTCGGCCCCACTTCGAAGATCGACGTGGACCTGAAGACGCTGTCCACCGATCAGGCGATGCGGGACGGCTACGTGCGGCGCAACACGCTCGAGGTCGAGAAGTTCCCGACGCTCACGATCGTGCCCAAGCGTGCCAATGGCCTCAAGATGCCGCTTCCGTCCGGCATGGGCGCTCAAATGGGATTCCAGCTGGTCACGGACATGACGTTGCACGGGGTGACCAAGGAGATCGTCTGGACCACGATCGCGACGTTCGCCAGTGACGCCGTGAGCGGGAGCGCGAAGACTACGGTCGATTTCGCTGCCTTCAATCTCACCAAGCCGTCTCTGGCCAGGCTGGTGAGCGTGGATGACAAGATCCACCTGGAGATCGAATTCAGGGCTTCTCGGCGAGGGCAGTAG
- a CDS encoding VWA domain-containing protein, protein MMKLTRLAWVTWVMAILAAAQAGSPTVRAGTRDQTPPTQQPPEQEQRQPTIRVDTEVVRVDVTVLDRRGRLVTDLTMEDFVVEEDDVAQPITSFKLVEASGEPAEVDRTSLPIRSRSHARQEAERDDVRVFLIFWDEYHIDQMASALRSREALTNFVLTAFGPTDLVAFMEPMTPLDAIEFTRDRRQLAEQARKLQGRRGIYVPPRNGAEEAHLSAMRDVERLRHEVTVSAIKAAAVHLGAIRESRKDIIVVSQGFRGENDVMLDLIRAANASNAAIHIVDPRGLMVGGGRSMWMDSVSSETGGRTYRRNDMKDAMQEVVAASRAYYLLGYAPSNGTRDGKYRKIKVRLKRGGMEVKARAGYWAPSLSETERSATAAANAAVPPSVERSFADLTPAISRRGADVWFGTSVAAGQFTGHVSWAPRPGTAPTDAVADVHVEARTVHGPVFMGSVDRLEGSGFSVTPGSLQLTIAFRNSAGEALDREIRTLTIPDPAGTPIGLTTPTVFRARGPLEWRSLRGATAPTPTALRDFARGDRLLIRVGAFGVAATAAQATARLVNRRGVDGAAIPVVARGEGRFEIDLPLSNIAAGEWLLAIDAASGEDRAQAMLPFRIAQ, encoded by the coding sequence ATGATGAAACTGACGCGGCTGGCGTGGGTGACGTGGGTGATGGCGATCCTGGCGGCCGCCCAGGCCGGCTCGCCGACGGTGCGCGCCGGCACCCGTGACCAGACCCCACCGACACAGCAGCCTCCCGAGCAGGAACAGCGGCAGCCCACGATCCGGGTCGACACCGAGGTCGTGCGCGTCGACGTCACGGTGCTCGATCGCCGCGGACGCCTGGTCACCGATCTGACGATGGAGGACTTCGTCGTCGAGGAGGACGACGTGGCGCAGCCGATCACGTCGTTCAAGTTGGTCGAGGCGAGCGGCGAGCCGGCGGAGGTGGACAGGACGTCGCTGCCGATCCGATCGCGCAGCCACGCGCGCCAGGAGGCGGAGCGCGACGACGTGCGGGTGTTCCTGATCTTCTGGGACGAGTACCACATCGACCAGATGGCGAGCGCGCTGCGATCGCGCGAGGCGCTGACGAACTTCGTGCTGACGGCGTTCGGGCCAACCGACCTCGTGGCCTTCATGGAGCCGATGACGCCGCTCGATGCGATCGAATTCACGCGCGACCGGCGCCAGCTTGCCGAGCAGGCGCGGAAGCTGCAGGGTCGGCGCGGCATCTACGTGCCGCCGCGCAACGGCGCCGAGGAGGCACACCTGTCGGCCATGCGCGACGTCGAGCGCCTGCGGCACGAGGTGACGGTCTCCGCGATCAAGGCGGCCGCCGTGCACCTCGGCGCCATCCGCGAGAGCCGCAAGGACATCATCGTGGTGTCGCAAGGATTCCGCGGCGAGAACGACGTGATGCTGGACCTGATCCGCGCCGCGAACGCCAGTAACGCCGCGATCCACATCGTGGACCCGCGCGGGCTGATGGTCGGCGGCGGGCGGAGCATGTGGATGGACTCGGTGTCGAGCGAGACGGGGGGGAGGACGTATCGTCGCAACGACATGAAGGACGCCATGCAGGAAGTGGTCGCGGCATCTCGCGCCTATTACCTGCTCGGCTACGCCCCGTCCAACGGCACGCGCGACGGCAAGTACCGCAAGATCAAGGTGCGGCTGAAGCGCGGCGGCATGGAGGTGAAGGCGCGGGCTGGCTACTGGGCGCCGAGCCTGTCGGAAACGGAGCGCTCCGCGACGGCCGCCGCCAACGCCGCGGTGCCGCCCAGCGTCGAGCGGAGCTTTGCCGACCTGACGCCGGCGATCTCGCGCCGCGGTGCGGACGTCTGGTTCGGCACGTCGGTGGCCGCCGGGCAGTTCACCGGCCACGTGAGTTGGGCGCCACGGCCGGGGACTGCTCCGACCGACGCCGTGGCAGACGTCCACGTGGAGGCCCGGACGGTGCACGGTCCGGTGTTTATGGGGTCCGTCGATCGGCTCGAGGGCTCCGGCTTCAGCGTCACGCCAGGGTCGCTCCAGTTGACGATTGCGTTCCGCAACAGCGCCGGGGAAGCGCTCGACCGCGAGATACGGACGCTGACGATCCCGGATCCCGCCGGCACGCCGATCGGTCTGACGACGCCGACGGTGTTCCGCGCGCGAGGGCCGCTCGAGTGGCGCTCGCTGCGCGGCGCGACAGCGCCCACACCGACGGCGCTGCGCGACTTCGCACGCGGCGACCGCCTGCTCATCCGCGTGGGCGCGTTCGGCGTGGCCGCGACCGCGGCGCAGGCGACGGCCCGCCTGGTCAACAGGCGCGGCGTCGATGGCGCGGCCATCCCCGTCGTCGCCCGCGGTGAGGGCCGCTTCGAGATCGACCTGCCGCTCTCCAACATCGCGGCCGGGGAATGGTTGCTGGCCATCGACGCGGCATCCGGGGAGGATCGTGCCCAGGCGATGCTGCCGTTCCGCATCGCCCAGTAG